The Coregonus clupeaformis isolate EN_2021a chromosome 20, ASM2061545v1, whole genome shotgun sequence genome contains a region encoding:
- the slc26a11 gene encoding sodium-independent sulfate anion transporter isoform X1, whose protein sequence is MMEPLVDRPGPQIGRSSLGERLASCCSYRTLQAWLPILTWLPKYRLSWLQMDLIAGLTVGLTTVPQALAYAEVAGLPVQYGLYSAFMGGFIYTVLGTSKDVTLGPTAIMSLLCASYVGGDPVRAVLLSLLCGTIQTAMALLRLGFLLDFISFPVIKGFTCAAAVTIGFGQVKNVLGLKDIPHEFFLQVYYTFYRIPETRIGDVVLGLLCLCLLVMLTWMKSTLEPPSEQDTTLTRAAHSLVWGIATVRNALVVVAASLVAFSWNAFGSPVFTITGKTSQGLPPFRAPPLSETTPNGTVISFGELVDDFGGGLAVIPFMGLLESIAIAKAFASQNDYRINANQELFAIGLTNIMGSFVSAYPVTGSFGRTAVNSQTGVCTPAGGIVTGVVVLLSLAFLMPAFYYIPKASLAAVIICAVAPMVDYRVVIQFWRTRKLDLVPFLTTFLLSFWEVQYGIVGGVVVSGVMLLYNVARPSIKVSDHGVLVMELDSGLSFPSTEYLNTVIYTQALQASPPRSVVLDCHHVNTVDYTVVNELRDLLRQFKLRGVGLIFSGLQYSVLEVLLAADLPGLRHTASVEAALTILLEPTYTEELEEGEITSQK, encoded by the exons ATGATGGAGCCCCTGGTGGACCGGCCCGGGCCCCAGATTGGAAGGTCCTCTCTGGGGGAGAGACTGGCCTCCTGCTGCTCCTACAGAACCCTCCAGGCCTGGCTCCCCATCCTCACCTGGCTACCCAA GTACAGGCTGAGCTGGCTCCAGATGGACCTGATAGCAGGTCTCACCGTGGGACTAACCACCGTACCACAGGCCCTGGCTTATGCTGAGGTGGCCGGCCTACCTGTACAG TACGGCCTGTACTCAGCCTTCATGGGTGGGTTCATCTATACGGTGCTGGGAACCTCCAAGGATGTAACCCTGGGTCCTACTGCCATCATGTCCCTGCTGTGTGCCTCCTACGTGGGGGGAGACCCGGTCCGAGCCGTCCTCCTCAGCCTGCTCTGTGGAACCATACAGACCGCCATGGCTCTACTACGTCTGG GGTTCCTTCTGGACTTCATCTCCTTTCCGGTGATCAAAGGCTTCACCTGTGCTGCCGCGGTAACCATAGGCTTCGGTCAAGtcaag AATGTGCTGGGACTGAAGGACATACCTCATGAGTTCTTCCTGCAAGTCTACTACACCTTCTACAGGATACCTGAGACCAG gatagGAGACGTGGTTCTAGGtctgctgtgtctgtgtctgttggtGATGTTGACGTGGATGAAGAGTACCTTAGAACCCCCGTCAGAACAGGACACCACCCTCACCAGGGCCGCTCACAGTCTGGTCTGGGGCATCGCTACCG TGCGTAATGCGTTGGTCGTAGTGGCGGCGTCCTTGGTGGCGTTCTCGTGGAACGCGTTTGGCTCGCCAGTCTTTACCATCACTGGGAAAACGTCCCAGGGCCTGCCGCCGTTCAGAGCCCCTCCCCTCTCCGAGACCACGCCCAACGGTACCGTCATCAGCTTCGGAGAGCTCGTAGAT GATTTTGGAGGAGGGCTGGCTGTCATCCCCTTCATGGGACTACTGGAGAGCATTGCCATCGCTAAAGCCTTCG CCAGTCAGAATGACTATAGGATCAATGCAAACCAGGAACTGTTTGCTATTGGTCTAACCAACATCATGGGATCCTTCGTCTCAGCCTATCCGGTCACTGGAAGTTTCGGAAG GACTGCAGTGAACTCACAGACAGGGGTGTGTACACCAGCTGGAGGCATAGTCACTG GTGTGGTGGTGCTGTTGTCCCTGGCCTTCCTGATGCCAGCATTCTACTACATCCCTAAAGCCTCTCTGGCAGCAGTCATCATCTGTGCTGTGGCTCCCATGGTCGACTACCGTGTTGTCATACAGTTCTGGAGGACACGca agctTGACCTGGTGCCGTTCCTGACCACCTTCCTGTTGAGTTTCTGGGAGGTGCAGTACGGCATTGTGGGAGGTGTAGTTGTTTCTGGAGTCATGCTGCTCTACAATGTAGCCAGGCCTAGCATaaag GTGTCTGATCATGGTGTTCTGGTGATGGAGTTAGATAGTGGTCTCAGTTTCCCCTCCACAGAGTACCTCAACACTGTCATATACACTCAGGCACTACAGG cctctcctcctaGGTCAGTGGTCCTGGACTGTCATCATGTCAATACTGTAGACTATACAGTAGTCAACGAGCTCAGGGACCTGCTACGACAGTTCAAACTACGGGGGGTTGGACTCATCTTCTCTGGCCTGCAG tattcgGTCTTAGAGGTCCTGTTGGCAGCAGACCTGCCGGGTCTTAGACACACCGCCAGTGTGGAGGCGGCACTAACCATCCTATTGG AGCCAACGTACACAGAGGAACTGGAGGAGGGGGAAATCACTTCTCAGAAGTGA
- the slc26a11 gene encoding sodium-independent sulfate anion transporter isoform X2, translating to MMEPLVDRPGPQIGRSSLGERLASCCSYRTLQAWLPILTWLPKYRLSWLQMDLIAGLTVGLTTVPQALAYAEVAGLPVQYGLYSAFMGGFIYTVLGTSKDVTLGPTAIMSLLCASYVGGDPVRAVLLSLLCGTIQTAMALLRLGFLLDFISFPVIKGFTCAAAVTIGFGQVKNVLGLKDIPHEFFLQVYYTFYRIPETRIGDVVLGLLCLCLLVMLTWMKSTLEPPSEQDTTLTRAAHSLVWGIATVRNALVVVAASLVAFSWNAFGSPVFTITGKTSQGLPPFRAPPLSETTPNGTVISFGELVDDFGGGLAVIPFMGLLESIAIAKAFASQNDYRINANQELFAIGLTNIMGSFVSAYPVTGSFGRTAVNSQTGVCTPAGGIVTASLAAVIICAVAPMVDYRVVIQFWRTRKLDLVPFLTTFLLSFWEVQYGIVGGVVVSGVMLLYNVARPSIKVSDHGVLVMELDSGLSFPSTEYLNTVIYTQALQASPPRSVVLDCHHVNTVDYTVVNELRDLLRQFKLRGVGLIFSGLQYSVLEVLLAADLPGLRHTASVEAALTILLEPTYTEELEEGEITSQK from the exons ATGATGGAGCCCCTGGTGGACCGGCCCGGGCCCCAGATTGGAAGGTCCTCTCTGGGGGAGAGACTGGCCTCCTGCTGCTCCTACAGAACCCTCCAGGCCTGGCTCCCCATCCTCACCTGGCTACCCAA GTACAGGCTGAGCTGGCTCCAGATGGACCTGATAGCAGGTCTCACCGTGGGACTAACCACCGTACCACAGGCCCTGGCTTATGCTGAGGTGGCCGGCCTACCTGTACAG TACGGCCTGTACTCAGCCTTCATGGGTGGGTTCATCTATACGGTGCTGGGAACCTCCAAGGATGTAACCCTGGGTCCTACTGCCATCATGTCCCTGCTGTGTGCCTCCTACGTGGGGGGAGACCCGGTCCGAGCCGTCCTCCTCAGCCTGCTCTGTGGAACCATACAGACCGCCATGGCTCTACTACGTCTGG GGTTCCTTCTGGACTTCATCTCCTTTCCGGTGATCAAAGGCTTCACCTGTGCTGCCGCGGTAACCATAGGCTTCGGTCAAGtcaag AATGTGCTGGGACTGAAGGACATACCTCATGAGTTCTTCCTGCAAGTCTACTACACCTTCTACAGGATACCTGAGACCAG gatagGAGACGTGGTTCTAGGtctgctgtgtctgtgtctgttggtGATGTTGACGTGGATGAAGAGTACCTTAGAACCCCCGTCAGAACAGGACACCACCCTCACCAGGGCCGCTCACAGTCTGGTCTGGGGCATCGCTACCG TGCGTAATGCGTTGGTCGTAGTGGCGGCGTCCTTGGTGGCGTTCTCGTGGAACGCGTTTGGCTCGCCAGTCTTTACCATCACTGGGAAAACGTCCCAGGGCCTGCCGCCGTTCAGAGCCCCTCCCCTCTCCGAGACCACGCCCAACGGTACCGTCATCAGCTTCGGAGAGCTCGTAGAT GATTTTGGAGGAGGGCTGGCTGTCATCCCCTTCATGGGACTACTGGAGAGCATTGCCATCGCTAAAGCCTTCG CCAGTCAGAATGACTATAGGATCAATGCAAACCAGGAACTGTTTGCTATTGGTCTAACCAACATCATGGGATCCTTCGTCTCAGCCTATCCGGTCACTGGAAGTTTCGGAAG GACTGCAGTGAACTCACAGACAGGGGTGTGTACACCAGCTGGAGGCATAGTCACTG CCTCTCTGGCAGCAGTCATCATCTGTGCTGTGGCTCCCATGGTCGACTACCGTGTTGTCATACAGTTCTGGAGGACACGca agctTGACCTGGTGCCGTTCCTGACCACCTTCCTGTTGAGTTTCTGGGAGGTGCAGTACGGCATTGTGGGAGGTGTAGTTGTTTCTGGAGTCATGCTGCTCTACAATGTAGCCAGGCCTAGCATaaag GTGTCTGATCATGGTGTTCTGGTGATGGAGTTAGATAGTGGTCTCAGTTTCCCCTCCACAGAGTACCTCAACACTGTCATATACACTCAGGCACTACAGG cctctcctcctaGGTCAGTGGTCCTGGACTGTCATCATGTCAATACTGTAGACTATACAGTAGTCAACGAGCTCAGGGACCTGCTACGACAGTTCAAACTACGGGGGGTTGGACTCATCTTCTCTGGCCTGCAG tattcgGTCTTAGAGGTCCTGTTGGCAGCAGACCTGCCGGGTCTTAGACACACCGCCAGTGTGGAGGCGGCACTAACCATCCTATTGG AGCCAACGTACACAGAGGAACTGGAGGAGGGGGAAATCACTTCTCAGAAGTGA